A stretch of Pseudomonas sp. 7SR1 DNA encodes these proteins:
- a CDS encoding Gfo/Idh/MocA family protein yields the protein MRELGIGLIGTGFMGRAHALAFHNAKAVFDLPLNLTLAALADADPQRARQCAQSWGFETAHSHWQRLIDDPKVHLIAITTPNHLHFPMAMAALAAGKPVYCEKPLAVSLEQAEQMRQAAKAAGVVTRVGYNYQHNPIIGLARDMIQRGELGQIISFQGEFSEDFMADPTSPWSWRCEAAHAGGALADLGSHLLAMARHLLGDVEAVCADSQTVHHQRPASAGNAEQRAIAVDDHVHALLRFANGARGTVSSSWLKHGYKNHLSFEISGTLGTLAFDQERLNELRLCRVGQPGFQRLLAGPDLPGYAAFSPAAGHQLGYNELKTLEVQELIMTLAGEGGSGTDFDEAWEVERLAAAIRVAAREQRWVKVSEL from the coding sequence ATGCGCGAACTCGGCATCGGTCTGATTGGCACCGGCTTCATGGGCCGTGCCCATGCCTTGGCGTTCCACAATGCCAAGGCAGTGTTCGACCTCCCCCTGAACCTGACACTCGCGGCCCTGGCCGACGCCGATCCACAGCGTGCCCGGCAGTGCGCCCAGAGTTGGGGGTTCGAGACGGCCCACAGCCACTGGCAGCGGCTGATCGACGACCCGAAGGTTCACCTGATCGCCATTACCACACCCAACCACCTGCACTTCCCGATGGCCATGGCGGCGTTGGCGGCGGGCAAGCCGGTCTATTGTGAAAAGCCCCTGGCGGTGTCCCTGGAACAGGCCGAGCAGATGCGCCAGGCGGCCAAGGCCGCAGGGGTGGTGACGCGGGTCGGCTACAACTACCAGCACAATCCGATCATCGGGCTGGCCCGAGACATGATCCAGCGCGGCGAGCTGGGACAGATCATCAGCTTCCAGGGTGAGTTCAGCGAAGACTTCATGGCCGACCCGACCTCGCCGTGGTCATGGCGTTGCGAAGCGGCCCACGCCGGTGGCGCACTGGCAGACCTGGGCAGCCACTTGCTGGCCATGGCCCGGCACTTGTTGGGCGATGTCGAGGCCGTGTGCGCCGACAGCCAGACCGTGCACCACCAGCGCCCTGCCAGCGCCGGCAATGCCGAACAACGGGCCATCGCGGTGGACGACCACGTCCACGCACTGCTGCGCTTCGCCAATGGCGCCCGAGGCACGGTGAGCAGCAGTTGGCTCAAACATGGCTACAAGAACCACCTGAGCTTCGAGATCAGCGGCACCCTCGGCACGCTGGCATTCGATCAGGAGCGACTCAATGAGCTGCGCCTGTGTCGCGTCGGCCAGCCAGGCTTCCAGCGCCTGCTGGCCGGCCCGGACTTGCCCGGCTATGCCGCATTCAGCCCGGCCGCCGGACACCAGTTGGGCTACAACGAATTGAAGACGCTGGAAGTGCAGGAACTGATCATGACGCTGGCCGGCGAAGGCGGCAGCGGCACGGACTTCGACGAGGCCTGGGAAGTGGAGCGGCTGGCGGCGGCGATTCGGGTGGCGGCGCGGGAGCAGCGTTGGGTGAAGGTCAGCGAGCTATAA
- a CDS encoding helix-turn-helix domain-containing protein has protein sequence MHKDHGQRASVLQHVSQNVRRLRHAAQLSQTALAQLSGVSRRMLVAIEAGEKNVSLTTLDRVAEALDVAFSDLIQAPDARDPSRIDELAWAGAIPGSKAVLLAKATATREVELWEWRLEPGESYQSEPDNDGWSEQLYVFEGCLTLLLGSDERRIGAGEFFMFASNQPHAYRNDGPVAARFVRNVVI, from the coding sequence GTGCATAAAGATCACGGCCAGCGGGCATCCGTCCTGCAACACGTCAGCCAGAATGTCCGGCGCTTGCGCCATGCCGCGCAACTCAGCCAGACCGCGCTGGCGCAACTGTCCGGGGTGAGCCGGCGGATGCTGGTCGCCATCGAGGCCGGGGAAAAGAACGTCAGCCTGACCACCCTGGACCGGGTCGCCGAAGCCCTGGACGTCGCCTTCAGCGATCTGATCCAGGCCCCCGATGCCCGGGATCCCAGCCGGATCGATGAGTTGGCCTGGGCCGGCGCGATCCCCGGCAGCAAGGCCGTGCTCCTGGCCAAGGCCACGGCCACCCGTGAGGTGGAACTGTGGGAGTGGCGCCTGGAGCCCGGCGAGTCTTATCAGTCCGAGCCCGACAACGATGGCTGGAGCGAGCAACTCTACGTATTCGAGGGATGCCTGACGCTGCTGTTGGGCAGTGATGAACGCCGGATCGGTGCCGGTGAGTTTTTCATGTTCGCCAGCAACCAGCCCCATGCCTATCGAAACGATGGCCCGGTGGCGGCGAGATTCGTACGCAACGTGGTGATTTGA
- a CDS encoding FAD/NAD(P)-binding protein, translated as MDTTLERQGRDLIREAEILIIGGGLSGAMLAAQLLRLPGRREVLIVEPRSELGRGEAYSAVEPGHTLNGNAARMSVDPDNADDLTQWLTAFIEAGGWPESGLQHVPISELFPPRGIFGLYVQQRLAEARQLGAQNGSTAEHVRGEAVDLRLADDTVMVTLDDGQLLRGRFAVLATGMFPAARTPQTESSGLNAAALDPWDVAAMRQLDPQSTVLIIGSGLTMVDAVVSLEQAGHRGPIEVFSRHGLLPHVRRQPPAWVDFLAEDHSLRSPRQLMRALREQCRQAQALGIDWQAPLDTVRAHIGRLWNQASDVQRRQFVRHVRPWWESHHHRSPPLSAELVARLHGEGRLRIQAASFKGLASSPEGTVGIHIRHRGQAGLTVVQGAALINSSGIEYDWRRVARPLPQQLLARGLIQPGPLALGIAARPDGAVLDAQGAPARRLFAMGPPLRGMWWESTAVTDVASQAKALAARLVELQTQV; from the coding sequence ATGGACACAACGTTGGAGCGACAGGGGCGCGACCTCATCCGCGAAGCCGAGATCCTGATCATTGGCGGCGGCCTGAGCGGTGCCATGCTGGCCGCGCAGTTACTGCGCCTGCCGGGCCGGCGCGAGGTGCTGATCGTCGAGCCGCGCAGTGAACTGGGCCGGGGCGAAGCCTACAGTGCCGTGGAACCGGGCCATACCTTGAACGGTAACGCGGCGCGCATGAGTGTCGACCCGGACAACGCCGATGACCTGACCCAATGGCTCACCGCGTTCATCGAAGCCGGCGGCTGGCCCGAGTCGGGCCTACAGCATGTGCCGATCAGCGAATTGTTCCCACCCCGGGGGATATTCGGCCTCTATGTGCAGCAGCGCCTGGCCGAGGCTCGCCAGTTGGGCGCACAAAACGGTTCGACTGCCGAGCACGTGCGCGGGGAGGCCGTGGACCTGCGGCTTGCCGACGATACCGTGATGGTGACGCTGGACGACGGCCAACTCTTGCGTGGCCGTTTCGCCGTGCTCGCCACTGGCATGTTTCCGGCGGCGCGCACTCCGCAGACCGAATCCAGCGGCTTGAATGCCGCGGCCCTGGATCCCTGGGATGTGGCCGCGATGCGCCAGCTCGACCCGCAGTCCACGGTGTTGATCATCGGCTCGGGACTGACCATGGTCGACGCCGTGGTCTCCCTGGAGCAGGCCGGGCACCGGGGGCCGATCGAAGTGTTTTCCCGGCATGGCCTGCTGCCCCACGTGCGCCGCCAGCCACCGGCCTGGGTGGATTTCCTCGCTGAAGATCACAGCCTGCGTTCGCCCCGCCAACTGATGCGGGCCCTGCGCGAGCAATGCCGTCAGGCCCAGGCCCTGGGGATCGATTGGCAAGCGCCGCTGGACACGGTGCGTGCGCATATCGGGCGTTTGTGGAACCAGGCCAGTGACGTGCAGCGCCGGCAGTTCGTGCGGCATGTCCGGCCATGGTGGGAGAGTCATCACCATCGTTCGCCGCCGTTGAGCGCGGAGCTGGTGGCGCGTTTGCATGGGGAAGGGCGATTGCGGATCCAGGCGGCGTCGTTCAAGGGGCTGGCGTCGTCTCCCGAGGGCACAGTGGGTATTCACATCCGCCACCGGGGACAAGCCGGCCTGACAGTGGTGCAGGGCGCGGCATTGATCAACTCCAGCGGTATTGAATATGACTGGCGCCGCGTGGCGCGACCGTTGCCGCAGCAGCTGCTGGCTCGCGGACTGATCCAGCCGGGGCCGTTGGCCCTGGGCATTGCCGCCCGGCCTGACGGTGCGGTGCTGGACGCCCAAGGAGCGCCCGCCCGGCGGCTGTTCGCCATGGGGCCGCCGTTGCGGGGGATGTGGTGGGAAAGCACTGCCGTGACCGACGTGGCGAGCCAGGCCAAGGCGCTGGCGGCGCGGTTGGTTGAGTTGCAAACCCAGGTTTGA
- a CDS encoding SDR family oxidoreductase → MSKTQLFDLDGKIAFVSGASRGIGEAIAKLLAQQGAHVIVSSRKLDGCQHVADAIIAAGGKATAIACHIGEMEQISQVFAGIREQFGRLDILVNNAATNPQFCNVLDTDLGAFQKTVDVNIRGYFFMSVEAGKLMRENGGGSIINVASINGISPGIFQGIYSVTKAAVINMTKVFAKECAQFGIRCNALLPGLTDTKFASALVKNDAILKTALAQIPLKRVADPSEMAGAVLYLASDASSYTTGVALNVDGGFLS, encoded by the coding sequence ATGTCCAAGACCCAGTTGTTCGACCTCGACGGTAAAATCGCCTTCGTTTCCGGCGCCAGCCGTGGCATCGGCGAAGCCATCGCCAAACTGCTGGCCCAGCAAGGCGCCCATGTGATCGTTTCCAGCCGCAAGCTCGACGGTTGCCAGCACGTCGCCGATGCGATCATCGCCGCTGGCGGCAAGGCCACCGCCATCGCCTGCCACATCGGTGAAATGGAACAGATCAGCCAGGTGTTCGCCGGCATCCGCGAACAGTTCGGGCGCCTGGACATCCTGGTGAACAACGCGGCCACCAACCCGCAGTTCTGCAACGTGCTGGACACCGACCTGGGTGCGTTCCAGAAAACCGTCGATGTGAATATCCGCGGCTATTTCTTCATGTCGGTGGAAGCCGGCAAGCTGATGCGCGAGAACGGTGGCGGCAGCATCATCAACGTCGCGTCGATCAATGGCATTTCCCCGGGCATCTTCCAGGGCATCTATTCGGTGACCAAGGCGGCGGTGATCAACATGACCAAGGTCTTCGCCAAGGAATGCGCGCAATTCGGCATCCGTTGCAACGCCCTGCTGCCGGGCCTGACCGACACCAAGTTCGCCTCGGCACTGGTCAAGAACGACGCCATCCTGAAAACCGCCCTGGCGCAGATCCCCCTCAAGCGCGTGGCCGACCCGAGCGAAATGGCCGGCGCGGTGCTGTACCTGGCCAGCGATGCGTCGAGCTACACCACAGGTGTGGCGTTGAATGTGGATGGTGGGTTCCTGTCCTGA